One window of Chamaesiphon minutus PCC 6605 genomic DNA carries:
- the crtD gene encoding C-3',4' desaturase CrtD gives MSKSSLPKVVVIGAGIGGLTAGALLAKRGYEVTIFDSAIVPGGCASTFKRQGFTFDVGATQVAGLEPGGIHHRIFSELEIDLPPATPCDPACAVFLPGETTPINVWRDPQRWQAERQQQFPGSEPFWKFLQQLFTASWEFQSRDPILPPRNLWDVTQLVGALRLGTLITVPFTLSTVGDALEWFGLGGDKRLRTFLDLQLKLYSQVTAADTALLYAATALGVSQTPQGLYHLQGSMQVLSDRLVASLERDGGKLLMRHTVESIECDEAGVTGVTIRNQKTGETRTESAAEVVANVTAQDLVRLLGDAAPKSNPIPLLSIDGYRSRVKTLPQASGAFVVYLGVKNSAIPAGCPPHLQFLYDYDGIIGENNSLFVSVSHPGDGRAPDGKATIIASSFVDPNKWYREGVDYDAMKAEYTATAIAKLGEYFDLAPENIIVTEAGTPRTFEHYTGRDRGIVGGIGQRVSTFGPFGFATRIPVDGLWMVGDSTHPGEGTAGVSYSALTVVRQIEQQFNN, from the coding sequence ATGTCGAAATCGTCTCTTCCCAAAGTTGTAGTTATTGGTGCTGGCATCGGTGGATTGACAGCAGGTGCATTGCTAGCCAAACGCGGATATGAAGTAACGATATTCGACAGTGCGATCGTTCCTGGCGGCTGTGCGTCTACATTCAAGCGTCAAGGCTTTACCTTTGATGTCGGTGCGACACAAGTAGCTGGATTAGAACCAGGGGGCATCCACCATCGAATCTTTAGCGAATTAGAAATCGACTTACCGCCAGCCACACCCTGCGATCCGGCTTGTGCGGTATTTTTACCGGGAGAAACCACGCCAATCAATGTCTGGCGAGATCCACAGCGTTGGCAAGCCGAACGTCAGCAGCAATTTCCTGGTAGCGAACCATTCTGGAAATTCTTACAGCAATTATTTACCGCTAGCTGGGAATTTCAAAGCCGCGATCCGATCCTCCCACCCCGCAATCTTTGGGATGTTACCCAATTAGTGGGCGCACTGCGACTGGGTACACTTATTACCGTCCCATTTACCCTTTCCACCGTCGGCGACGCGCTCGAATGGTTTGGATTGGGTGGTGACAAACGGTTGCGGACATTTCTCGATTTGCAACTCAAACTTTACTCTCAAGTCACCGCCGCTGACACAGCCCTGTTATATGCTGCAACCGCTCTAGGCGTGTCTCAGACCCCCCAAGGACTTTACCACCTTCAGGGGAGTATGCAAGTTTTGAGCGATCGATTGGTGGCCTCATTAGAACGCGATGGGGGCAAGTTATTGATGCGGCATACAGTCGAATCGATCGAATGCGACGAAGCTGGCGTCACAGGGGTAACCATCCGCAACCAAAAGACAGGCGAAACTCGCACGGAATCTGCCGCCGAAGTGGTGGCAAATGTCACGGCACAGGATTTAGTTAGATTGCTTGGCGATGCGGCTCCCAAGTCCAATCCTATCCCCTTATTATCCATCGACGGCTATCGATCGCGCGTTAAAACGCTACCCCAAGCTTCGGGGGCATTTGTAGTGTATTTAGGCGTCAAAAATTCGGCAATTCCAGCGGGATGTCCGCCACATCTGCAATTTCTCTACGACTACGACGGCATCATCGGCGAGAATAATTCCCTATTTGTCTCCGTCAGTCATCCTGGTGACGGACGCGCACCCGACGGCAAAGCGACGATTATTGCATCTTCATTCGTCGATCCCAATAAATGGTACCGCGAGGGTGTCGATTATGATGCGATGAAGGCTGAATATACGGCAACTGCGATCGCTAAATTGGGCGAATATTTCGATCTCGCACCCGAAAATATTATCGTCACCGAAGCAGGCACGCCCCGAACTTTCGAGCATTATACCGGACGCGATCGCGGTATCGTCGGCGGCATCGGGCAAAGAGTATCGACATTTGGGCCATTTGGCTTTGCCACGCGGATTCCAGTAGACGGATTATGGATGGTAGGCGATTCTACTCATCCAGGGGAAGGTACGGCTGGGGTGAGTTATTCGGCGTTAACTGTCGTGCGCCAAATCGAGCAGCAGTTCAATAATTGA
- a CDS encoding DUF4330 domain-containing protein, with amino-acid sequence MPILDRQGRLFGKLSLLDIGAVLVMLFVVVGIFLSPGNTGRINGQDKAQAVEADVIVRGLNVLNPDSLMQQFSQGSKLSFVIRNQPAGQVDIKSVRQLDRNLAVPQADGTVKAMKDPRPDSYSVDMIITVTGSGQKTKEGLVLGNTKMKIGTPVEIDQLNYNFNGTVIDIRYLTK; translated from the coding sequence ATGCCTATTCTCGATCGACAAGGAAGATTATTTGGTAAACTCAGCCTCCTCGACATTGGTGCTGTCCTAGTAATGTTATTTGTGGTCGTGGGGATTTTTCTTTCGCCTGGAAATACCGGACGAATAAACGGTCAAGATAAAGCTCAAGCAGTAGAAGCCGATGTCATCGTCCGAGGATTAAATGTGCTCAATCCCGACTCTCTGATGCAGCAATTCAGTCAGGGGAGCAAGTTGAGCTTTGTGATCCGCAACCAGCCAGCCGGACAAGTAGATATTAAATCAGTCCGTCAGCTCGATCGTAATTTGGCCGTGCCCCAAGCCGATGGTACGGTTAAAGCCATGAAAGATCCCAGACCCGATTCTTATAGTGTCGATATGATTATTACCGTGACGGGTAGCGGTCAGAAAACAAAAGAAGGACTGGTGTTGGGTAATACCAAAATGAAAATCGGTACTCCGGTAGAAATCGATCAACTCAATTACAACTTCAACGGTACCGTCATCGATATCCGCTATCTTACTAAGTAA
- a CDS encoding site-2 protease family protein: MSTAGNTTTIALLVITLGILGWGYYRNRDLGKFGILSWLQSAVLMIPWLLSFGALAAGFYINLAGILFLLVISSGLYIWLGNRVRIAAQDPEVAVKIAEKQAKAQSKQAVIPADMGTQALSIAMDMLTIPEADLSSIKGIFGIDTFYATETLAYQQGAIFKGNLRGEAAVVHRRLTEKLQTKLGDKYRLFMVPDPEERPVVVVLPSSNDPQGATVPQQILAVVMFIATIATSLEAMGVFLGFDFYEHPDRVREILPLVLGVWTILISHELGHQILARMRQVKIGLPFFLPTGQIGSFGSITRFESLVPDRSTLFDIALAGPAIGGLLSLAMLIVGLLLSHAGSGLEIPSQFLQGSILVGAIAKIVLGSTAHQATLSIHPLVIIGWLGLVINALNLMPAGQLDGGRIVQAIYGRKTAQRSTLITLVILGFVAFFNPANLVIFYWLILVGFLQRGLERPSLDEITEPNDTRAAWGLIALFLMAATIIPFSPELAGKLGIGS; the protein is encoded by the coding sequence ATGAGTACAGCAGGAAATACAACCACAATCGCTCTTTTAGTCATCACACTCGGTATTCTAGGGTGGGGTTATTATCGGAATCGAGACTTGGGTAAATTTGGGATTCTATCATGGTTGCAGTCAGCCGTGCTCATGATTCCATGGCTGTTAAGCTTTGGGGCGTTAGCTGCTGGTTTCTATATCAATCTTGCCGGAATTCTGTTCTTGTTAGTGATTTCCAGTGGTTTGTATATCTGGTTGGGCAATCGAGTCCGCATCGCCGCGCAAGATCCGGAAGTAGCAGTCAAAATAGCCGAGAAACAAGCTAAAGCTCAGAGCAAACAAGCTGTAATTCCGGCCGATATGGGCACCCAAGCCCTGTCAATCGCGATGGACATGCTGACGATCCCCGAAGCAGATTTGAGCAGTATCAAAGGCATTTTCGGCATCGATACTTTTTATGCCACCGAAACTCTCGCCTATCAACAGGGCGCGATTTTCAAAGGTAATTTACGGGGTGAAGCCGCTGTCGTCCATCGGCGATTGACAGAAAAGTTGCAAACTAAACTCGGTGATAAGTATCGTCTGTTCATGGTTCCCGATCCGGAAGAGCGTCCGGTAGTGGTCGTCTTACCCAGCAGCAACGATCCGCAAGGGGCAACCGTCCCGCAGCAAATTCTCGCTGTAGTAATGTTTATCGCGACTATTGCTACTAGTTTAGAAGCAATGGGCGTGTTTTTAGGCTTTGACTTTTACGAACATCCCGATCGCGTGCGCGAAATTTTGCCCTTGGTGTTGGGGGTGTGGACGATTCTAATTTCTCACGAACTAGGACACCAGATCCTCGCTAGAATGCGACAAGTCAAAATCGGATTACCATTCTTTCTGCCAACCGGACAAATTGGCTCGTTTGGGTCGATTACCCGCTTTGAATCGCTGGTACCCGATCGCAGTACACTGTTTGATATCGCTTTGGCAGGTCCCGCCATTGGCGGCTTACTCTCACTGGCGATGTTGATTGTCGGATTGCTTTTATCTCATGCTGGGAGTGGTTTAGAAATTCCATCCCAATTTTTGCAAGGTTCGATTTTAGTCGGTGCGATCGCTAAAATTGTCTTAGGTTCTACCGCACATCAAGCCACCCTCTCGATTCATCCCCTGGTAATTATCGGTTGGTTGGGGTTGGTAATTAATGCTCTCAATCTGATGCCAGCCGGACAACTAGATGGTGGCAGAATCGTTCAGGCAATCTACGGACGCAAAACAGCTCAACGCAGCACTTTGATCACCTTAGTAATTTTAGGCTTCGTGGCATTTTTCAATCCAGCTAATCTGGTGATTTTCTATTGGTTGATTTTAGTTGGGTTTTTGCAACGCGGATTGGAGCGTCCGAGTTTGGATGAAATTACCGAACCCAACGATACACGAGCTGCCTGGGGTTTGATCGCACTCTTTTTGATGGCAGCAACAATTATTCCGTTTAGTCCAGAATTGGCTGGTAAATTGGGAATTGGGAGTTAG
- a CDS encoding slipin family protein produces MGEVGIIIAAAIAAAIVKSGIRVDREYERGVIFHLGRFQQIKGPGLYFIVPILDQKVQVDIRTKTVDIAPQEAVTADSVTIKINAVLYYRIIDPMKAISKVENYQMAVYQASMTTLRNIVGQHNLDDMLQSRDKINAKVQEIVDEITEPWGVAIERVELKDVEIPISMQRAMAKEAEAAREKRARLIKAEAEQEASLLLSEAAQQMMQNPAALELRRLQMLTEIGAENNTTTLVMIPSDLISLAKEWSIAAHNNNLAVSANPSPPAPQIATTAALVEPQLTAGTNPDRQLNLPAPAHFPAQTANSLGEKLDQI; encoded by the coding sequence ATGGGCGAAGTTGGCATAATTATTGCAGCAGCGATCGCAGCGGCGATCGTCAAGTCAGGTATTAGAGTCGATCGAGAATATGAGCGGGGAGTAATCTTTCACTTGGGACGCTTTCAACAAATTAAAGGCCCTGGATTGTATTTTATTGTGCCGATTCTCGACCAAAAAGTCCAAGTCGATATTCGGACTAAAACTGTCGATATTGCTCCCCAAGAAGCGGTTACTGCCGATAGTGTCACTATCAAAATAAATGCGGTACTTTACTATCGAATTATCGATCCGATGAAAGCCATCAGTAAAGTAGAAAATTATCAGATGGCGGTATATCAAGCTTCGATGACCACCTTGCGGAATATTGTCGGCCAACACAACCTCGATGACATGCTCCAAAGTCGCGATAAAATCAACGCCAAAGTGCAAGAAATCGTCGATGAAATCACCGAACCCTGGGGCGTCGCGATCGAACGTGTGGAACTAAAAGATGTCGAAATTCCGATCTCGATGCAACGTGCGATGGCCAAAGAAGCCGAAGCCGCACGGGAAAAACGAGCGCGACTAATCAAAGCTGAAGCCGAACAAGAAGCATCATTGTTATTGAGCGAGGCCGCTCAACAAATGATGCAAAATCCCGCCGCACTAGAATTGCGACGGTTGCAAATGCTGACCGAAATCGGTGCCGAAAATAACACCACCACCTTGGTGATGATTCCTTCGGATCTTATCAGTTTAGCCAAGGAATGGTCGATCGCCGCTCATAATAACAATCTGGCAGTTTCAGCTAATCCATCGCCACCAGCACCCCAAATTGCGACTACAGCCGCTCTAGTAGAGCCGCAACTTACAGCAGGCACTAATCCCGATCGTCAGCTCAATTTACCCGCTCCAGCTCATTTTCCAGCACAAACAGCTAATTCTCTAGGGGAGAAATTAGACCAGATTTGA
- a CDS encoding DUF4388 domain-containing protein has translation MSLTGYLSEYSLGEIFNFVQEGNHTGVLSIESDCDLNRGHSHSDSKSICDFYEIVFQGGRIMSVATRGLDRQTLLQTIESRQWLSTADITKLKMQLSSLKQPLGTYLKSLNVINTEQLIFIFNSQVIANLCKMFVEVHRGRFKFDTHAPLAYREMTGLSLTAKQATLMGLRLMKDWSDLTAKLPAAESTLQRLSVEPVGVSLERTESEVWKLAVGEMSISKIAKNLGLETSRVQQIGFRLSIIGLVHEVAAPRSIDGAISNFHDLSISPKLTLAGDRHAAVSTSFLSNLMSFLKKKG, from the coding sequence ATGTCTCTAACTGGTTATTTGTCAGAATATTCATTAGGCGAAATTTTTAATTTCGTCCAAGAAGGCAACCACACAGGTGTGCTATCGATCGAGTCAGATTGCGATTTGAATCGCGGGCATAGCCACTCGGATAGCAAATCAATCTGCGATTTTTATGAGATCGTTTTCCAAGGCGGACGAATTATGTCTGTGGCGACTCGCGGATTAGATCGGCAAACTTTACTCCAGACGATCGAGAGCAGACAATGGTTATCTACCGCAGATATTACTAAGCTAAAAATGCAGTTAAGTTCGCTAAAACAACCATTAGGTACCTATCTCAAATCTCTAAATGTTATCAATACAGAACAACTGATATTTATATTTAATTCTCAAGTAATTGCCAACTTGTGCAAAATGTTTGTGGAAGTCCATCGTGGACGGTTTAAATTCGACACTCACGCACCATTAGCTTATCGCGAAATGACCGGATTGAGTTTAACAGCCAAACAGGCCACTTTAATGGGATTGAGGCTAATGAAGGATTGGAGTGACTTAACGGCCAAATTACCTGCGGCAGAATCCACACTGCAAAGATTATCTGTCGAACCTGTAGGGGTAAGCCTAGAGCGTACAGAATCGGAGGTTTGGAAACTAGCTGTAGGCGAAATGTCGATCTCAAAAATCGCTAAAAACTTAGGTTTAGAAACCAGCAGAGTCCAACAAATTGGATTTAGACTGAGTATCATTGGTTTAGTTCATGAAGTAGCAGCACCACGATCGATTGATGGTGCAATTAGCAATTTTCACGATCTATCTATCTCCCCAAAACTAACTTTGGCTGGCGATCGTCATGCGGCTGTATCTACTTCATTCTTAAGTAATTTGATGAGCTTTCTCAAGAAAAAAGGTTAA
- a CDS encoding GTP-binding protein — protein sequence MEIMNLVVTGTVGAGKTTFIRSVSEIEVVDTDRRATDEVADLKQNTTVAMDFGTLQFGEEMALHIYGTPGQTRFDFMWEILIERAHAYVLLIAAHRPSEFHHARRIMNFMNRRAQIPMIIGITHSDCEGAWSSEDIALALGYQDVTQQPPLVLVNAAEGESVVMALVSLVEHYMQTMAAATAMVGS from the coding sequence ATGGAAATTATGAATCTAGTTGTCACGGGTACGGTAGGGGCGGGTAAAACCACCTTTATTCGGTCTGTGAGTGAGATCGAAGTTGTAGATACCGACCGACGTGCTACTGATGAAGTAGCCGATCTCAAACAAAATACCACTGTTGCTATGGATTTTGGAACTCTTCAATTTGGCGAAGAGATGGCATTACATATTTATGGAACTCCCGGTCAGACTCGGTTTGACTTTATGTGGGAGATCTTGATCGAGCGCGCTCATGCTTATGTCTTGTTAATTGCCGCTCACCGACCGAGTGAGTTTCATCACGCACGGCGGATTATGAATTTTATGAATCGGCGGGCGCAGATTCCGATGATTATCGGCATCACCCATAGTGATTGTGAAGGGGCTTGGAGTAGTGAAGATATCGCCCTAGCGTTGGGTTATCAAGATGTTACCCAACAACCGCCGCTCGTGCTAGTAAATGCCGCTGAGGGCGAATCAGTCGTGATGGCATTGGTTTCTTTGGTAGAGCATTATATGCAAACTATGGCGGCTGCTACGGCGATGGTTGGTAGCTAA
- a CDS encoding DUF4388 domain-containing protein → MSLAGYLSEYSLAEIFHFVQEGNKSGLLSIEPERGAIRSLSDTYYLSFQGGRIMSVANSTGAEHQGLLKMMEQRRWLTREKAAELETQMPLLRQPLGTYLKSVNVINTEQLTLIFNSRVADFQNCRKTRIREHQSSTDRFSLKFDWFSTGSLRRANSTRSQQRPGNSNPRLRGWWQCYRSGLGFVSE, encoded by the coding sequence ATGTCCTTAGCTGGCTATTTATCAGAATATTCCTTAGCCGAAATCTTCCATTTCGTGCAAGAGGGTAACAAATCGGGCTTACTCTCGATCGAACCAGAGCGAGGAGCGATCCGATCGCTCAGCGATACTTATTACCTCTCATTTCAAGGCGGACGGATTATGTCTGTCGCCAACAGCACTGGAGCAGAGCATCAAGGTTTGCTCAAAATGATGGAGCAACGACGGTGGCTGACACGAGAAAAAGCTGCTGAATTAGAAACTCAGATGCCTCTACTTCGTCAACCATTGGGCACATATCTCAAATCTGTCAATGTGATTAATACCGAGCAGTTGACATTAATATTTAACTCGCGAGTTGCCGATTTCCAAAATTGCAGAAAAACTCGGATTAGAGAGCACCAAAGTTCAACAGATCGGTTTTCGCTTAAGTTCGATTGGTTTAGTACAGGAAGTCTCCGCCGAGCCAATTCAACCCGCTCGCAACAAAGACCTGGAAACTCTAACCCCCGTCTGCGTGGGTGGTGGCAATGCTACCGTTCCGGTCTCGGCTTCGTTTCTGAGTAA
- a CDS encoding roadblock/LC7 domain-containing protein, giving the protein MGASKIGGILQNFVSGTADVQGAALVSHDGLPLASSLPTAMDEERTSAMSAAMLSLGERIGKELARGNVEKIMVEGADGYGILIGCGEDAVFLVLANQSAKQGLLMLDIKRAVTEIKAALN; this is encoded by the coding sequence ATGGGCGCAAGTAAAATCGGTGGCATTTTACAGAATTTTGTTTCGGGTACTGCGGATGTTCAAGGTGCAGCCTTGGTATCCCACGATGGTTTACCACTAGCTTCTAGCCTGCCTACTGCGATGGATGAAGAACGGACTTCGGCGATGTCTGCGGCGATGCTCTCCCTCGGCGAACGCATCGGTAAAGAATTAGCCCGTGGTAACGTCGAAAAAATCATGGTTGAAGGTGCCGATGGTTATGGCATCCTCATCGGTTGCGGTGAAGATGCTGTCTTCCTAGTGTTGGCAAATCAATCTGCCAAGCAAGGACTCTTGATGCTAGATATCAAACGTGCAGTTACCGAAATCAAAGCTGCACTGAACTAG
- a CDS encoding hydrocarbon binding protein (contains V4R domain) produces MSDTLTSRPTLGQFSSIVCFKSVITGMEEALGEKATAIALIAAGRDRGKNLVKELGLSGSTQDLSVIAAKLNEAIGANGTHLTAVDKIVEEGDVIKVYCSETLCSAGEPQGSDRKCTFTMGAIWGALSEITGRKLRGIHTESVLRSGTHDVFEFTSL; encoded by the coding sequence ATGTCAGATACACTTACTAGTCGCCCAACTTTAGGTCAGTTCAGTAGCATTGTTTGTTTCAAGTCAGTCATTACTGGCATGGAAGAAGCCCTCGGCGAAAAAGCGACAGCAATCGCCTTGATTGCTGCTGGCCGAGATCGCGGCAAAAATCTAGTTAAAGAATTGGGTTTATCTGGTTCAACTCAAGATTTAAGTGTCATTGCAGCTAAGTTAAATGAAGCAATCGGTGCTAATGGTACCCACCTGACTGCTGTCGATAAAATCGTCGAAGAAGGCGATGTTATCAAAGTTTATTGCTCGGAAACTCTCTGCTCTGCGGGCGAACCTCAAGGTTCCGATCGCAAATGTACCTTCACGATGGGTGCAATTTGGGGTGCCTTGAGCGAAATCACTGGCAGGAAATTACGCGGTATTCATACCGAATCCGTCTTGCGCAGTGGTACTCACGACGTGTTTGAATTCACGTCTCTCTAG
- a CDS encoding DUF4388 domain-containing protein, whose product MSLAGYLSECSLPEIFNFVREGSKTGLLSIESDRRSSCCC is encoded by the coding sequence ATGTCCCTAGCTGGCTATTTATCAGAGTGTTCTTTGCCTGAAATTTTTAATTTCGTCCGCGAAGGTAGCAAAACGGGATTGTTATCGATCGAGTCAGATCGGCGATCGAGTTGCTGCTGCTAA
- a CDS encoding DedA family protein: protein MVAGAKLFRIQKIQLEEMKTKFSDNAVKAVFFGRFIAILRIFSSPMAGVVEMPLGKFLAVNFAGAVTWASVMTTLAFFVGKVVSLEQLLEWVSKFAILALLIAIGFITIPLWLESRSIKSGEGE, encoded by the coding sequence ATCGTTGCTGGCGCAAAACTCTTCCGCATCCAAAAAATCCAGTTGGAAGAGATGAAGACCAAATTTAGTGACAATGCTGTTAAAGCCGTCTTCTTCGGGCGATTTATTGCCATCCTGCGGATCTTTTCGAGTCCGATGGCAGGTGTAGTTGAGATGCCTTTAGGTAAGTTTTTGGCTGTTAATTTTGCTGGTGCTGTGACTTGGGCGAGTGTGATGACGACACTGGCCTTTTTTGTAGGCAAGGTAGTCTCGCTCGAACAGTTGCTAGAGTGGGTGAGTAAGTTCGCCATCTTAGCTCTGTTAATCGCGATTGGGTTTATTACTATTCCGCTCTGGCTAGAATCTCGGAGTATTAAGTCAGGAGAAGGCGAGTAG
- a CDS encoding branched-chain amino acid ABC transporter permease, with translation MDPQLIVNGIALGSIIALGAVGLTLTYGILRLSNFAHGDYMTFGAFIAWMLNKSPIPVLNNIWVSMVVGIFATVGVALLAEALLWKRMRRVRATATTLVIISIGLALFLRNGILLFFGGDAKRYNLPVSEAIDLFGIKIKFYNLVVLGLAIVAIAGLHFLLQNTKIGKAMRAVADDIDLARVTGINVEEVVLWTWIIAASLTGLGGQMYGLVTNVRPDMGWFLIMPMFAAVTLGGIGNPYGAIAGAFIIGIAQEVSVPIVGSQYKLAIALILMVLTLLFRPQGLFKGTA, from the coding sequence ATGGACCCCCAATTAATTGTAAATGGCATTGCCCTGGGTAGTATTATCGCCCTGGGTGCAGTCGGTTTGACCTTGACGTATGGAATTTTGCGCCTGTCAAACTTTGCCCATGGTGACTATATGACTTTTGGGGCATTTATTGCCTGGATGCTCAACAAGAGTCCGATCCCGGTATTGAATAATATCTGGGTATCGATGGTTGTCGGGATCTTCGCAACTGTCGGGGTCGCATTGCTCGCCGAAGCTCTCTTGTGGAAACGAATGCGCCGCGTTCGCGCTACTGCTACTACATTGGTAATTATTTCGATCGGGTTGGCGTTATTCCTCCGCAATGGTATCCTCCTCTTTTTCGGTGGCGATGCCAAACGCTACAACTTACCAGTAAGTGAAGCGATCGATCTATTTGGAATTAAAATTAAGTTCTATAATTTGGTCGTATTAGGATTAGCAATCGTTGCGATCGCTGGCTTGCATTTCCTATTACAAAATACCAAAATTGGTAAAGCCATGCGTGCTGTAGCCGACGATATCGATCTGGCGCGCGTGACAGGAATTAATGTCGAAGAAGTCGTCCTGTGGACGTGGATTATCGCTGCTAGTTTGACTGGATTGGGCGGTCAAATGTATGGATTAGTTACCAATGTGCGTCCGGATATGGGTTGGTTTCTAATTATGCCGATGTTTGCTGCTGTTACATTAGGCGGAATTGGCAACCCTTACGGCGCGATCGCAGGTGCCTTTATTATCGGCATCGCTCAAGAAGTTTCGGTTCCAATTGTCGGATCTCAATACAAACTCGCGATCGCGCTAATTTTAATGGTATTAACCTTACTATTCCGTCCCCAAGGCTTATTTAAAGGTACCGCTTAA
- the egtB gene encoding ergothioneine biosynthesis protein EgtB: protein MLSIVTTSPNFCHIDPASDLDNRYRQVRQISEKICRPLAIEDYTIQSMPDVSPPKWHLAHTTWFFETFLLSPHLPGYTVFDPQFGYLFNSYYEAVGARHPRNQRGLLSRPTVSEVYRYRAHVDRSMSKLLSSTAVDTDFANLVILGLHHEQQHQELLLTDIKHILALNPLHPVYRDDLPSHPAADLQPLEWLKYPGGVYGIGHLGDDFAFDNESPRHQTYLQDYQLANRLVTNGEYLEFMQAGGYLESKYWLAEGWMTVQSQQWRCPLYWEQIDGEWWVMTLGGLKQLDLNEPVCHVSFYEADAYATWRGKRLPTEAEWEIATVSMPQAGNFLDSDLLHPTPTTNRNYQFFGDVWEWTQSAYLPYPGFQIAEGAIGEYNGKFMCNQMVLRGGSCVTSADHIRPTYRNFFPPSARWQFSGIRLAS, encoded by the coding sequence ATGCTGTCTATTGTTACTACCTCGCCCAACTTTTGCCACATCGATCCAGCCTCCGATCTAGACAATCGCTATCGCCAAGTTCGACAAATTAGCGAAAAAATTTGTCGCCCGTTAGCCATAGAAGATTATACGATCCAAAGTATGCCGGATGTGAGTCCGCCCAAATGGCATCTAGCACACACCACCTGGTTCTTTGAAACCTTCTTGCTATCACCGCATTTGCCAGGATATACCGTCTTCGATCCGCAATTTGGTTATCTATTTAACTCTTACTATGAAGCCGTCGGCGCGCGCCATCCCCGCAACCAACGCGGACTGCTCTCTCGTCCGACAGTATCCGAAGTCTATCGGTATCGGGCGCATGTCGATCGATCGATGAGCAAGCTATTGTCATCCACCGCTGTAGATACCGACTTCGCAAATCTGGTTATCTTAGGGCTACATCACGAGCAACAGCATCAAGAACTACTACTCACCGATATCAAACATATCCTCGCCCTCAATCCTCTCCACCCTGTCTATCGTGACGATTTACCATCACATCCCGCAGCAGATTTGCAACCTTTGGAGTGGCTAAAATATCCTGGTGGTGTGTATGGTATCGGACATTTAGGTGATGATTTCGCCTTCGATAATGAATCCCCCCGCCACCAAACATATCTGCAAGATTATCAATTAGCCAATCGTTTGGTTACCAATGGTGAATATCTAGAATTTATGCAAGCAGGTGGTTATCTAGAATCAAAATATTGGCTGGCTGAAGGCTGGATGACCGTCCAATCTCAGCAATGGCGATGTCCCCTCTATTGGGAACAAATCGATGGTGAGTGGTGGGTGATGACACTCGGCGGCTTGAAACAATTGGATCTAAATGAGCCAGTTTGTCATGTAAGTTTCTACGAAGCCGATGCCTATGCAACTTGGCGAGGTAAACGACTGCCTACCGAAGCAGAATGGGAAATTGCCACTGTAAGTATGCCCCAAGCTGGCAACTTTTTAGATAGCGATCTTTTACACCCAACTCCTACAACTAATCGCAATTATCAATTCTTTGGCGATGTCTGGGAATGGACGCAAAGTGCCTATTTACCTTATCCTGGTTTTCAAATTGCCGAAGGCGCGATCGGTGAATATAATGGTAAATTTATGTGCAATCAAATGGTCTTACGCGGCGGTTCTTGTGTAACTTCTGCCGATCATATTCGCCCCACTTATCGCAACTTTTTTCCACCTTCAGCACGTTGGCAATTTAGTGGCATTCGCTTGGCAAGTTAA